In Palaemon carinicauda isolate YSFRI2023 chromosome 38, ASM3689809v2, whole genome shotgun sequence, a single window of DNA contains:
- the LOC137630293 gene encoding dynein regulatory complex subunit 5-like, which produces MILIFVWEIKNSDSKQILLKNTPSSVAFVIRCEDQWQKAYLETHLAQAISATSDNKRGWRLLAPLLKLCENHVKYLHLSSLAPATPSKEARRDSANEEQGSLEHLNMYDVLTALPNLEGLSIRYQTVVEGGDLCWGDHGISVQDASFLSAAVLSGKITRLCVYESCLDDDRTDVLLRNLKSHETLKELDLQSNFISCASLPVLCDLITSTSLQSLCLLHNRIGSKGAKILGEALAKAPSLRSLVIDLNPLLSEGGIAILDGAAKGGQLHVLSMAGCRLMDECWHYVAQALTSVPMLQYICLASNPFRQKPPESVRSAANNVSKRGRVLLTNLDGKTYLLGHVEEGRTLPDPLLNLRNKLATPLTPEAADEDIQHYLPLHGIYLNPEDFMVEEELEGLCLFSKNLNPGQ; this is translated from the exons ATGATATTGATTTTCGTCTGGGAAATTAAGAACTCTGATAGTAAGCAGATACTACTTAAAAATACTCCATCATCGGTTGCTTtc GTCATAAGATGCGAAGATCAATGGCAGAAAGCTTATCTCGAGACTCATCTCGCCCAAGCAATCAGTGCCACGTCAGATAACAAGAGAGGATGGCGGCTTCTGGCACCTCTGCTCAAGCTTTGCGAGAACCACGTGAAGTATCTACACCTGAGCTCGCTTGCACCTGCCACTCCAAGCAAGGAGGCAAGAAG AGACAGCGCCAACGAGGAGCAGGGAAGTCTTGAACATCTGAATATGTACGACGTCCTGACAGCTCTGCCAAATCTCGAG GGTCTAAGTATACGCTATCAAACAGTCGTGGAGGGAGGCGACCTCTGTTGGGGGGACCACGGTATCTCTGTACAAGACGCTTCTTTTCTATCGGCAGCTGTTTTATCCGGGAAAATCACTCGTCTCTG CGTCTACGAAAGTTGTCTAGACGACGATCGCACAGACGTCTTGCTGAGGAATCTGAAGAGCCACGAAACCCTGAAGGAGCTGGATCTTCAGAGTAATTTCATCTCGTGCGCGTCCCTCCCAGTTTTATGTGACCTGATCACCTCCACCTCTTTGCAATCACTCTGTCTTCTCCATAACCGGATTG GTAGCAAGGGCGCCAAGATCTTGGGCGAGGCATTAGCAAAAGCTCCCTCTCTGAGATCCCTGGTAATCGACCTCAACCCACTTTTGAGCGAGGGAGGTATAGCCATTCTAGATGGAGCGGCCAAGGGAGGGCAGCTCCACGTCCTGTCCATGGCTGGGTGCCGTCTCATGGACGAATGTTGGCACTACGTCGCTCAGGCACTTACGTCAGTGCCAATGCTCCAGTACATTTGCTTGGCGTCTAACCCTTTTCGCCAG AAACCGCCAGAGAGCGTGAGATCAGCAGCAAACAACGTTTCGAAAAGAGGTCGCGTCCTGTTAACTAACCTTGATGGCAAGACATATCTCTTGGGACACGTCGAAGAGGGTCGTACCTTACCGGATCCTCTGCTGAACCTAAGGAATAAGTTGGCTACACCTCTTACTCCTGAAGCTGCTGACGAAGACATTCAGCATTACCTTCCTCTTCATGGAATTTACCTTAATCCTGAGGATTTCATGGTTGAGGAGGAACTGGAGGGACTTTGTCTCTTCTCTAAGAATTTGAACCCTGGGCAGTGA